Proteins encoded together in one Solanum lycopersicum chromosome 7, SLM_r2.1 window:
- the LOC138337411 gene encoding uncharacterized protein gives MGSVSHVDEDKKDLVKDVHMLAPFDVRLENSTNVSFMVHYNARYALVVEVKSKKHLDKLLMNLKESVLGKLNESLSLGGRYGALRYQERLCVPNVDDLRNQILEESHGLCYSIHMESTKMYHNHTEVFLLEGLKRDIEEFVAKCPNCQLVKTEHQKLGGLLQEIHVPN, from the coding sequence atgggtagtgtgtctcatgtagatgaagacaagaaagacctagtgaaagatgttcatatgtTGGCTCCTTTCGATGTTAGATTGGAAAATTCTACAAATGTTAGTTTTATGGTCCATTATAACGCCAGATATGCTTTGGTAGTTGAGGTAAAGTCTAAGAAACACCTTGATAAACTATTGATGAATTTGAAGGAGTCggttcttggtaagcttaatgagtcattgtCCTTAGGAGGGAGATATGGTGCCTTGAGGTATCAAGAAAGGTTATGTGTGCCCaatgttgatgacttgagaaACCAGATTCTTGAGGAATCTCATGGTTTGTGTTATTCCATTCATATGGAGtctacaaagatgtatcataaCCATACAGAAGTGTTTTTGTTGGAAGGCTTAAAGAGGGACATAGaggaatttgttgcaaaatgtcCTAATTGCCAACTAGTGAAAACCGAGCATCAAAAGCTgggtggtttacttcaagaaatccatGTACCCAATTGA